A window of Methanomassiliicoccus sp. contains these coding sequences:
- the pyrF gene encoding orotidine-5'-phosphate decarboxylase, which produces MKMNTRMILALDETDESRALKIADEVADLVDAIKINWPLVLSTSPEMITRLSRMAPVICDFKIADIPNTDRLIVEQVQKRGAAGVIVHAFTGSDSLSAAVKAAEDLDVFVVTEMSHPGGQEFTAPLAERFASMAVEAGASGVIAPATRPESIAKVRRIVGDLLILTPGVGAQGGSASDAISMGADHVIVGRSIYGSPRPREAAERLVEEIQKVIQAP; this is translated from the coding sequence ATGAAGATGAACACGAGGATGATCCTCGCCCTGGACGAGACGGACGAGAGCAGGGCGCTCAAGATCGCCGATGAGGTGGCCGACCTTGTGGACGCTATAAAGATCAACTGGCCCTTGGTGCTCTCCACATCGCCGGAGATGATCACCCGCCTCTCTCGAATGGCCCCGGTCATATGCGACTTCAAGATCGCGGACATACCCAACACCGACCGCCTGATCGTGGAGCAGGTGCAGAAGAGGGGTGCTGCTGGCGTTATCGTTCATGCCTTCACCGGCTCGGATTCCCTGTCCGCGGCCGTGAAGGCGGCCGAGGATCTGGATGTGTTCGTGGTGACAGAGATGTCCCATCCCGGGGGTCAGGAGTTCACCGCCCCCCTGGCCGAGCGCTTCGCCAGCATGGCCGTGGAGGCAGGGGCATCTGGCGTGATCGCACCCGCCACTCGCCCGGAGAGCATTGCTAAGGTTCGCAGGATCGTGGGAGACCTCCTCATTCTGACGCCGGGAGTGGGAGCGCAGGGAGGGAGCGCTTCTGATGCCATCTCCATGGGAGCTGACCATGTGATCGTGGGGCGTTCCATCTACGGCTCTCCAAGGCCCCGGGAGGCCGCGGAAAGGCTTGTAGAAGAGATACAGAAGGTGATACAAGCCCCATAG
- a CDS encoding DNA-directed RNA polymerase subunit A', producing the protein MRGVSKRIGSIKFSSLSPDEVRKMSATKVITADTYDDDGFPIDMGLMDPHLGVIEPGLRCKTCGNKVDECPGHFGHIDLAMPVIHVGLVKEIKKLLQSTCKTCGKLLMTKEEAQRKAQEWEMMDDLGGDAIDYRLLAKGTAKDASKNTTCPHCGQEQGKITLDKPTTFREDGHKLTPKEVRERLERIPDEDLPPLGIDPNSCRPEWMVLTALAVPPVTVRPSITLESGDRSEDDLTHKLVDVLRINQRLRENRDAGAPQLIVEDLWELLQYHVTTYFDNQTSGIPPARHRSGRPLKTLVQRLKGKEGRFRSNLSGKRVNFSARTVISPDPSLSINEVGVPYEAARELTVPVHVTKANIDVLKAMVKRGSNPPLDDGRYAPGVNYVIRSDGRRMKVTDRNAEMISDGLEIGYIVERHLMDKDVVLFNRQPSLHRMSMMAHTVRVMPWKTFRFNLCVCPPYNADFDGDEMNLHVLQSDEARAEAMILMRVQEHILSPRFGGPVIGAIHDHITGTFLLTHMDPKFDKQETLSILSKVKHEHLPEPLVVDGKEYWTGHQLFSMVLPKGFHSTFKASICRNCAVCKKEDCDLDAYVKIREGKLITGTIDEKAIGSFKGKILDKITRDYGADAAREFLDNVTKLAIGAIMVRGFTTGIDDEDIPEEATHQINDMLKDSVRKVSEYVQAYRDGTLEQRPGRSLEETLEVEVMKTLGNARDEAGQIAGRHLGMENSAVIMARSGARGSMLNLSQMAGCIGQQAVRGERLSRGYWNRTLPHFKKGDLGAQAKGFVQNSYKSGLTPTEFFFHSMGGREGLVDTAVRTSRSGYMQRRLINALEDLKLKQDGTVRNTADMIVQLQYGEDGVDPCRSVQGDAVDIDDILAEVLGDDAEALARLEEKKVAGYATMEKDLMETIEEEEVEETEYDAGGGGGED; encoded by the coding sequence ATGCGAGGCGTTTCAAAGAGGATAGGTTCGATCAAGTTCTCGTCGTTGTCACCCGATGAGGTCAGGAAGATGTCCGCGACCAAGGTCATCACCGCGGACACGTACGATGACGATGGCTTCCCCATAGACATGGGTCTGATGGACCCCCACCTGGGCGTCATCGAGCCCGGTCTGCGCTGCAAGACCTGCGGCAACAAAGTGGATGAGTGCCCTGGCCACTTTGGCCACATCGACCTTGCCATGCCTGTGATCCACGTTGGCCTGGTTAAGGAGATCAAGAAGCTGCTGCAGTCCACCTGCAAGACCTGCGGAAAGCTCCTCATGACCAAGGAGGAAGCGCAGCGGAAGGCCCAGGAATGGGAGATGATGGATGATCTCGGTGGAGATGCCATCGATTATCGTCTCCTTGCCAAGGGAACGGCCAAGGACGCGTCCAAGAACACCACCTGCCCCCACTGCGGCCAGGAGCAGGGCAAGATCACCCTGGACAAGCCGACCACGTTCCGTGAGGATGGCCACAAGCTCACCCCCAAGGAGGTCAGGGAGCGCCTGGAGCGTATCCCCGATGAGGACCTGCCTCCACTGGGCATAGACCCCAACTCATGCCGTCCCGAGTGGATGGTGCTCACCGCACTGGCCGTTCCGCCGGTGACGGTCCGCCCCTCCATCACACTAGAGTCCGGCGACCGCTCCGAGGACGACCTCACACACAAGCTGGTGGACGTCCTGAGGATCAACCAGCGTCTGCGTGAGAACCGTGATGCCGGCGCCCCTCAGCTGATCGTAGAGGACCTGTGGGAGCTGCTGCAGTACCACGTAACCACCTATTTCGACAATCAGACGTCGGGCATCCCCCCGGCTAGGCACCGCTCCGGTAGGCCCCTCAAGACCCTGGTCCAGAGGCTAAAGGGTAAGGAGGGGAGGTTCCGATCGAACCTGTCCGGTAAACGTGTCAATTTCTCGGCGCGTACCGTCATCTCTCCCGACCCCTCGCTCTCCATCAATGAAGTGGGAGTACCGTACGAGGCTGCCCGTGAACTGACCGTCCCGGTCCATGTCACCAAGGCCAACATAGACGTCCTCAAGGCTATGGTCAAGAGGGGCTCCAACCCGCCTCTGGACGACGGAAGGTACGCCCCTGGTGTCAACTACGTCATCCGTTCCGACGGGCGCAGGATGAAGGTCACCGACAGGAACGCCGAGATGATCTCCGACGGCCTGGAGATCGGGTACATAGTGGAGAGGCATCTCATGGACAAGGACGTCGTGCTGTTCAATAGGCAGCCGTCCCTGCACCGCATGTCCATGATGGCCCACACCGTCAGGGTCATGCCGTGGAAGACCTTCCGGTTCAACCTGTGCGTGTGCCCGCCCTACAACGCCGACTTCGACGGCGATGAGATGAACCTGCACGTCCTTCAAAGCGATGAGGCCAGGGCGGAGGCGATGATCCTGATGAGGGTGCAGGAGCATATCCTGTCCCCGAGGTTCGGCGGCCCCGTCATCGGTGCTATCCACGACCACATCACCGGGACGTTCCTCCTGACCCATATGGACCCCAAGTTCGACAAGCAGGAGACGCTGAGCATCCTCTCCAAGGTGAAGCACGAGCACCTACCCGAGCCCTTGGTGGTCGACGGGAAGGAATACTGGACAGGCCATCAGCTCTTCTCCATGGTGCTTCCCAAGGGCTTCCACAGCACCTTCAAGGCGTCCATCTGCCGCAACTGCGCGGTATGCAAGAAAGAGGACTGTGACCTTGACGCCTACGTGAAGATACGTGAGGGGAAGCTGATCACCGGCACCATCGATGAGAAGGCCATCGGTTCCTTCAAGGGCAAGATCCTCGACAAGATAACCCGCGATTACGGCGCTGACGCTGCCAGGGAGTTCCTGGATAACGTTACCAAGCTCGCCATCGGTGCCATCATGGTGCGCGGGTTCACCACCGGCATCGATGATGAGGACATTCCGGAGGAGGCGACCCACCAGATCAACGATATGCTCAAGGACTCGGTACGCAAGGTATCGGAATATGTCCAGGCATACCGTGACGGGACCTTAGAGCAAAGGCCGGGCCGGTCCCTTGAGGAGACCCTCGAGGTCGAGGTCATGAAAACGCTGGGAAACGCCAGAGATGAGGCCGGTCAAATTGCCGGCCGGCATCTGGGTATGGAGAACTCCGCGGTCATAATGGCCCGCTCGGGCGCCAGAGGGTCCATGCTTAACCTCTCACAGATGGCGGGCTGCATAGGACAGCAAGCTGTCCGTGGGGAACGCCTATCTAGGGGGTACTGGAACAGGACCCTGCCGCACTTCAAGAAAGGCGACCTGGGGGCGCAGGCCAAGGGCTTTGTGCAGAACTCCTACAAGAGCGGGTTGACCCCGACCGAGTTCTTCTTCCACTCCATGGGTGGAAGGGAGGGTCTGGTCGATACCGCCGTCCGTACATCCCGTTCCGGTTACATGCAGCGCCGACTGATCAACGCGCTCGAGGACCTAAAGCTGAAGCAGGACGGTACGGTGAGGAACACCGCGGACATGATCGTCCAGTTACAGTACGGGGAAGATGGAGTGGACCCCTGCCGCAGCGTGCAGGGAGATGCCGTGGATATCGATGATATCCTCGCTGAGGTCCTTGGTGATGATGCCGAGGCCCTGGCCCGGCTGGAGGAGAAGAAGGTGGCCGGCTACGCCACCATGGAGAAGGACCTCATGGAGACCATCGAGGAAGAGGAGGTCGAGGAGACGGAATATGACGCCGGAGGCGGCGGAGGTGAGGACTGA
- a CDS encoding DNA-directed RNA polymerase subunit B yields the protein MRDLIELYFKDRSIVNHHIASFNDFLSTMDNPNSRMQKIVDNLRVSADDTTRGIIKLEQDRTDGRQVEIRVGRRRDEKTGNIDPQYSRPTIRILNPVVREANGATHKLTPMEARLRNLNYLAPIELEFTIIEDGIEKEPEKVHIGDLPIMLRSKRCNLFKESMEEERELTEAEYKEKLIEFGEDPADPGGYFIIGGTERVLISLEDLAPNRVMVEYNERYGTQLEVAKVFSQKEGYRALTLVEKKKDGILMVTVPAASGQIPLVILMKALGMENDKEIYDAIVSVSDMANIVYANIEECHDKKLYPPNGVFTTEDALNYLERKFATGQAREYREKKVESIIDRSLLPHLGDTKEDRIKKAHFLGRIARSVLELSIGLRKEDDKDHYANKRLKLSGDLMEDLFRVAFTNLMKDLKYQLERSFARKKDLRIASAIRPDLLTHRLLHALATGNWVGGRAGVSQLLDRTSNMSTLSHLRRVTSSLTRSQPHFEARDLHPTQWGRLCPNETPEGQNCGLVKNAALIIDVSEGFREEDVQWLLRDRGVVEVKAGEISTGAKVYVNGDLVGNVDNPRLLVSEIRAGRRQGLLSSEINIRYDEEMGEVVINCDEGRLRRPLLVIQEGRTVITRRHLEDIREGRIKWSDLLREGVTEWIDAEEEEDSLVAVEPFDSPERCASCSRALSPTDVDWMNPGTDSTEAVLKCKHCGGDNKVPLLITPEHTHMEVDPMVILGVAAGVVPYPEHDSSPRVTMGSGMAKQSLGLSCTNYRKRPDTRGHILHYPQKPMVQTKPMDFVAFNDRPAGQNFVVAVISYHGYNMEDALILNRASIERGLGRSTFMRTYRAEERRYPGGQEDHFEIPSPDVRGARTDLSYANLGEDGLISPETLVSGGDVLVGKTSPPRFLEEETDFLTPQKRRETSITIRPGESGWVDSVMLTESENGSRLVKVKVRDERIPELGDKFASRHGQKGVIGLIVPQEDMPFTCDGVTPDLVINPHAIPSRMTVAHVLEMIGGKVGAMEARSIDGTSFSGEKEQAIRESLGRAGFRTTGKEVMYDGQNGKKIEAEIFTGVIYYQKLHHMVSGKMHVRSRGPVQILTRQPTEGRSRQGGLRFGEMERDCLIGHGAAMVIKDRLLDESDGTFLYVCGNSNCGHIAMMDRRGAIRCPVCGNNTNVHLVQTSYAFKLLLDELLSLGVVMRLQLEDLR from the coding sequence TTGCGTGATCTTATAGAGCTATACTTCAAGGACCGGTCCATCGTCAATCACCACATCGCCAGTTTCAACGATTTCCTCTCCACGATGGACAATCCCAACAGCCGCATGCAGAAGATCGTCGACAACCTGAGGGTGTCGGCCGATGATACCACCCGAGGCATCATCAAACTGGAGCAGGACCGCACCGACGGACGCCAAGTGGAGATCCGGGTGGGACGGCGACGGGACGAGAAGACCGGCAACATCGATCCTCAGTACAGCCGGCCGACGATAAGGATCCTCAACCCCGTGGTCAGGGAGGCCAACGGTGCCACCCACAAACTGACCCCCATGGAGGCCAGGCTAAGGAACCTGAACTACCTGGCACCTATAGAGTTGGAGTTCACCATCATCGAGGATGGCATCGAGAAGGAACCGGAGAAGGTGCACATAGGTGACCTCCCCATCATGCTCCGTTCCAAGCGCTGCAATCTCTTCAAGGAGAGCATGGAGGAGGAGCGGGAGCTGACCGAGGCCGAGTACAAGGAGAAGCTCATCGAGTTCGGGGAGGACCCCGCTGACCCTGGGGGATACTTCATCATCGGAGGGACCGAGAGGGTCCTCATTTCTCTTGAGGACCTCGCTCCTAACAGAGTGATGGTGGAGTACAACGAGCGCTACGGTACCCAGCTGGAGGTAGCGAAGGTATTCTCGCAGAAGGAGGGTTACCGCGCCCTCACCCTGGTGGAGAAGAAGAAGGACGGCATCCTGATGGTCACCGTCCCTGCCGCATCCGGACAGATCCCCCTGGTCATCCTCATGAAGGCCCTGGGGATGGAGAACGACAAGGAGATCTACGATGCCATCGTGAGCGTCTCGGACATGGCCAACATAGTTTACGCCAACATCGAGGAGTGCCATGACAAGAAGCTCTACCCCCCCAACGGTGTGTTCACCACCGAGGATGCCTTGAACTACCTGGAGCGAAAGTTCGCGACCGGGCAGGCGCGGGAGTACAGGGAGAAGAAGGTGGAGTCCATCATCGACCGTTCCTTGCTGCCCCACCTGGGCGACACCAAGGAGGACCGCATCAAGAAGGCCCACTTCCTGGGCAGGATCGCTCGCTCGGTGTTGGAACTGAGCATCGGCCTGCGCAAGGAGGACGACAAGGACCACTATGCCAATAAGCGTCTCAAACTTTCGGGGGACCTCATGGAGGACCTCTTCCGGGTGGCCTTCACCAACCTGATGAAGGATTTGAAGTATCAGCTGGAGAGGAGCTTTGCCAGGAAGAAGGATTTGCGAATCGCGTCGGCCATCCGTCCGGACCTGCTCACGCACCGGCTCTTGCACGCGCTGGCGACCGGTAACTGGGTCGGCGGTAGGGCTGGAGTATCTCAGCTTTTGGACCGCACCTCCAACATGAGCACCCTGTCCCACCTGAGGAGGGTCACCTCCTCCCTAACTCGCTCTCAGCCTCACTTCGAGGCTCGTGACCTGCACCCCACCCAGTGGGGCCGGCTGTGCCCCAATGAGACCCCTGAGGGTCAGAACTGCGGTCTGGTGAAGAACGCCGCCCTCATCATCGACGTTTCCGAAGGATTCCGCGAGGAGGACGTCCAGTGGCTGCTCCGGGACCGGGGCGTTGTGGAGGTCAAGGCGGGGGAGATCAGCACCGGGGCCAAGGTATATGTGAACGGCGACCTGGTGGGAAATGTGGACAATCCCCGCCTGTTGGTGTCCGAGATCCGGGCCGGCAGGAGGCAGGGGCTGCTGTCCAGCGAGATAAACATCCGCTACGACGAGGAGATGGGCGAGGTCGTCATCAACTGCGATGAAGGCCGCCTGAGGAGGCCCCTACTGGTCATCCAGGAGGGGCGCACCGTCATCACCCGTAGGCACCTCGAGGACATCCGCGAGGGCCGGATAAAGTGGTCCGACCTGCTGCGCGAAGGGGTCACGGAGTGGATCGACGCCGAAGAGGAAGAGGACTCCCTGGTGGCTGTGGAGCCCTTCGATTCCCCCGAGCGTTGCGCGTCATGCTCCCGTGCGCTGTCGCCTACTGACGTGGATTGGATGAACCCGGGGACGGACAGTACCGAGGCCGTCCTGAAGTGCAAGCACTGCGGTGGGGACAACAAGGTCCCTCTACTGATCACACCTGAGCATACCCATATGGAGGTAGATCCAATGGTCATCCTGGGCGTGGCGGCGGGAGTCGTCCCCTATCCGGAGCATGACTCCTCCCCGCGTGTTACCATGGGATCGGGAATGGCAAAGCAGTCGCTGGGGCTAAGCTGCACCAACTATAGGAAGAGGCCGGATACTCGCGGCCACATCCTGCACTACCCCCAGAAGCCCATGGTGCAGACCAAGCCCATGGACTTCGTGGCGTTCAACGATCGCCCGGCGGGGCAGAACTTCGTGGTCGCCGTCATATCCTATCATGGCTACAACATGGAGGATGCCCTCATCCTCAACCGGGCTTCCATCGAGCGCGGCCTGGGACGATCAACCTTCATGAGGACATACCGTGCCGAGGAGCGGCGCTACCCTGGAGGGCAGGAGGACCACTTTGAGATCCCCTCCCCCGATGTCCGCGGCGCACGTACCGACCTCTCTTATGCAAACCTGGGAGAGGACGGACTGATCTCCCCCGAGACCTTGGTCTCCGGAGGCGATGTCCTGGTCGGAAAGACCTCACCCCCCAGGTTCCTGGAGGAGGAGACCGACTTCCTCACTCCGCAGAAGAGGAGGGAGACGTCCATAACCATACGGCCGGGAGAGAGCGGCTGGGTCGACTCCGTCATGTTGACAGAATCGGAGAACGGTTCCCGCTTGGTCAAGGTCAAGGTGAGGGACGAGCGCATCCCTGAGCTGGGTGACAAATTCGCCTCTAGACATGGGCAGAAGGGGGTCATAGGCCTCATCGTGCCGCAAGAGGACATGCCGTTCACCTGCGACGGTGTGACACCGGACCTGGTCATCAACCCCCATGCTATCCCCTCTCGTATGACCGTCGCCCACGTCCTGGAGATGATCGGCGGTAAGGTCGGGGCCATGGAGGCCAGATCCATCGACGGCACGTCCTTCTCAGGGGAGAAGGAGCAGGCCATCAGGGAATCCCTGGGCCGAGCCGGGTTTAGAACCACGGGGAAGGAGGTGATGTACGACGGTCAGAACGGCAAGAAGATCGAGGCCGAGATATTCACCGGCGTCATCTACTACCAGAAGCTGCACCACATGGTGTCGGGAAAGATGCACGTGCGTTCCCGCGGACCGGTGCAGATATTGACAAGACAACCGACGGAAGGCCGCTCAAGGCAGGGCGGTCTGCGTTTCGGTGAGATGGAGAGGGACTGCCTGATCGGGCATGGGGCGGCCATGGTCATCAAGGACCGGTTGCTGGACGAGTCCGATGGGACGTTCCTGTATGTTTGCGGCAACTCCAACTGCGGTCACATCGCCATGATGGACCGGAGGGGAGCGATACGCTGCCCAGTATGCGGCAACAACACCAACGTGCACCTCGTGCAGACGAGCTATGCGTTCAAGCTGTTGCTCGACGAGCTGCTGTCACTTGGCGTCGTCATGCGCCTTCAACTGGAGGACCTAAGATGA
- a CDS encoding DNA-directed RNA polymerase subunit H, whose amino-acid sequence MVESDLHVLEHDLVPEHTLLTEQEAEKVLAKFKITKDQLPKIRKDDACIRILERIEGPISPGRVIQIRRKSDTAEEFIVYRLVISKELKG is encoded by the coding sequence GTGGTCGAATCTGATTTACACGTTTTGGAGCACGATCTCGTGCCAGAGCATACCCTGCTGACCGAGCAGGAGGCCGAGAAGGTCTTGGCCAAGTTTAAGATTACCAAGGACCAGCTACCCAAGATCCGGAAGGATGATGCCTGCATCAGGATCTTGGAGAGGATAGAAGGCCCCATAAGTCCCGGAAGGGTGATACAGATAAGACGTAAAAGCGACACCGCCGAGGAGTTCATAGTGTACCGCCTGGTGATTAGCAAGGAACTCAAGGGGTGA
- a CDS encoding NusA-like transcription termination signal-binding factor has translation MPAEITFTEDTLRYINLFEAVTKTRVKDCMETEEKLVFVVEPGQANRAVGKAGENVIRLKNQTGKNIQVIEYSDEPEKFIRNVFYNYNVQNVVIENRGNVVHATVTVDPKVKGRAIGKNGRNLKIARDIVNRHHNVQSISVA, from the coding sequence ATGCCGGCTGAGATAACTTTCACCGAGGACACCCTGAGGTACATCAACCTCTTCGAGGCGGTGACCAAGACCAGGGTCAAAGATTGCATGGAGACAGAGGAGAAGCTGGTGTTCGTGGTCGAGCCTGGCCAGGCCAACAGGGCCGTGGGCAAGGCTGGCGAGAACGTCATCCGCCTCAAGAACCAGACCGGGAAGAATATCCAGGTCATAGAGTACTCGGACGAGCCGGAGAAGTTCATCCGGAACGTGTTCTACAACTACAATGTGCAGAACGTCGTCATCGAGAACCGGGGCAATGTGGTGCATGCCACCGTGACCGTGGATCCCAAGGTCAAGGGGAGGGCCATCGGCAAGAACGGCCGCAACCTCAAGATCGCCCGGGACATCGTCAACCGTCACCACAACGTTCAGAGCATCAGCGTGGCTTGA
- a CDS encoding radical SAM protein encodes MRVEPMEAGSAYTGRLPRGCVLCRQGTKMVLLVSGRCSTGCFYCPLSLEKRGKNVVFANELKAGSDEDVIEEAKTIGALGTGITGGDPVACLDRTVHFIKLLKETFGKRHHIHLYTSSLDISAYHALEDAGLDELRLHPPMEAWGQLEGSGIAEFKKTSRMKMGMEVPAMPGKEEELRRLVHYAQEAGLDFVNLNELEFSEGNWEELKDRGMEVKDDVSSAVLGSEETALSVVQGKHTIPVHYCSSSFKDSVQLRKRIKRRALRVALPSDMITDEGMLLKGVVEGPADEIMAVLRDKYGVPDGLFRRDVEKERVEVAPWVLKDLAPLLPYESFLVEEYPTADRLEVEREPLKPR; translated from the coding sequence ATGAGGGTCGAACCGATGGAGGCGGGGTCCGCATACACCGGACGGTTACCACGTGGATGCGTGCTGTGCCGCCAGGGGACCAAGATGGTGCTATTGGTGTCTGGCAGGTGCTCCACCGGCTGCTTCTATTGCCCACTGTCATTGGAGAAGAGGGGTAAGAACGTCGTCTTTGCCAACGAGCTGAAGGCCGGCAGCGATGAGGACGTGATAGAGGAGGCCAAGACTATAGGGGCCCTGGGCACCGGGATAACAGGAGGGGACCCCGTGGCATGTCTAGACCGCACAGTACACTTCATCAAGCTACTAAAGGAGACCTTCGGGAAGAGGCACCACATCCACCTCTACACCTCATCCTTGGATATCTCCGCATACCATGCTCTGGAGGACGCAGGGTTGGACGAGCTGCGACTGCATCCCCCTATGGAGGCATGGGGCCAGCTGGAGGGGTCCGGGATCGCGGAGTTCAAGAAGACCTCCCGTATGAAGATGGGGATGGAGGTCCCGGCCATGCCCGGAAAGGAGGAGGAGCTGAGGCGCCTCGTCCATTACGCCCAGGAGGCAGGTCTGGACTTCGTCAACCTCAATGAGCTGGAGTTCTCCGAGGGCAACTGGGAGGAGCTGAAGGATAGGGGCATGGAGGTCAAGGACGATGTGTCCAGTGCGGTCCTTGGGAGTGAGGAGACGGCGCTGAGCGTGGTCCAAGGTAAGCACACCATCCCCGTCCATTACTGCTCATCCAGCTTCAAGGACTCTGTGCAGCTGAGGAAACGTATAAAGAGGCGGGCGCTGAGGGTTGCGCTGCCCTCGGATATGATCACCGATGAGGGCATGCTCCTCAAAGGCGTTGTCGAAGGCCCCGCAGATGAGATCATGGCCGTGCTGCGGGACAAGTATGGTGTGCCCGATGGGCTCTTCAGAAGGGACGTGGAAAAGGAAAGGGTTGAGGTGGCCCCGTGGGTGCTGAAGGATCTAGCCCCCTTGCTACCTTACGAGTCCTTCCTGGTGGAGGAGTACCCCACCGCCGATCGGTTGGAAGTAGAGCGGGAACCGCTCAAGCCACGCTGA
- a CDS encoding 50S ribosomal protein L30e: protein MIDLGRAIKAAATTGKVVYGVQQAEKAVNSGEAKMVILSVNCPSEFLRSGNHNNVKVVKFEGTNMELGALCGKPFSVSALAVIDKGTSNILSL, encoded by the coding sequence ATGATAGATTTGGGAAGAGCGATTAAGGCGGCTGCGACCACCGGAAAGGTGGTCTACGGCGTGCAGCAGGCAGAGAAGGCGGTCAACAGCGGTGAGGCCAAGATGGTCATTCTATCTGTGAACTGCCCGAGTGAGTTCCTCAGATCTGGAAACCACAACAATGTCAAGGTTGTCAAGTTTGAGGGTACCAACATGGAGCTAGGGGCTCTATGTGGGAAACCGTTCTCGGTGTCCGCTTTAGCGGTGATCGACAAGGGTACCTCCAACATCCTTTCGTTGTGA
- the rpoA2 gene encoding DNA-directed RNA polymerase subunit A'', translated as MARKDTFKALLRRGIDEATADKLLQGYSSITDIAAASAADMVALGLTEAQAGEVSKLLGKAKKEGGKKAEKKEAAPEPVKKTEFQRVVKARPLIPMEEKLNKLLSDINRYLPRRVVVSLAERLDGVALSDSKIKEILLRSAEKYELHKMDANESAGILAAQSIGEPGTQMTMRTFHYAGVAEINVTLGLPRLIEIVDARRVPSTPMMTVYIEPELAGDVEVVRKVASRIEKTTLLDIADIETDIANMKVIVHPDRSKLEQKGITEEQIVERLNKDRRLRGQVALVQDEEDKDRRLVVISSEEASFKKLQGIVQATRDAVIQGLDGIERAILRNQGGEYVIYTAGSNLREVLAEEHVDRKRTTTNSIQEIYDVLGVEAARNSIIHEASRTLGEQGLTVDIRHIMLVADLMTNDGDVKAIGRHGISGRKSSVLARAAFEITATHLLHAALTGETDDLDGVAENIIVGQPVTLGTGAVNLVYVPKKRPKEASE; from the coding sequence ATGGCCCGTAAGGACACGTTCAAGGCACTGTTGCGCCGGGGCATAGATGAGGCCACGGCAGACAAGCTGCTCCAGGGGTACAGCAGCATCACCGATATCGCCGCGGCCTCGGCCGCGGACATGGTGGCCCTGGGCCTCACCGAAGCTCAGGCCGGTGAGGTAAGCAAGCTCCTGGGCAAGGCGAAGAAGGAAGGCGGAAAGAAAGCGGAGAAGAAGGAGGCGGCTCCGGAGCCCGTGAAGAAGACGGAGTTCCAGAGGGTTGTCAAGGCCCGTCCCCTCATACCGATGGAAGAGAAGCTGAACAAATTGCTCTCTGACATCAATAGGTACCTCCCCCGTCGCGTGGTCGTCTCTCTCGCAGAGAGGCTGGATGGGGTCGCTCTTTCCGATTCCAAGATCAAGGAGATACTGCTGAGATCCGCCGAGAAGTACGAGCTCCACAAGATGGACGCCAACGAGTCTGCGGGGATCCTTGCGGCGCAGTCCATCGGGGAGCCGGGTACCCAGATGACCATGCGTACCTTCCACTACGCCGGTGTGGCGGAGATCAACGTTACGTTGGGTCTGCCGCGTCTCATCGAGATCGTGGACGCCCGTCGGGTGCCCTCCACCCCGATGATGACGGTGTACATCGAACCGGAACTGGCCGGGGACGTCGAGGTCGTTCGCAAGGTGGCGTCCAGGATCGAGAAGACGACCCTCCTGGACATCGCGGACATCGAGACCGATATCGCCAACATGAAGGTGATAGTCCACCCCGACCGCTCCAAGCTGGAGCAGAAAGGGATCACCGAGGAGCAGATCGTGGAGAGGCTCAACAAGGACCGCCGCCTGCGCGGGCAGGTAGCCCTGGTCCAGGACGAGGAGGACAAGGACCGCCGGTTGGTCGTCATATCCTCCGAGGAGGCCAGCTTCAAGAAGCTCCAAGGCATCGTTCAGGCCACCCGGGATGCGGTCATCCAGGGCTTGGACGGAATCGAGAGGGCCATCCTAAGGAACCAGGGTGGCGAGTACGTCATATACACTGCAGGCTCCAATCTCAGGGAGGTACTGGCGGAGGAGCACGTGGACCGTAAGAGGACCACCACCAACTCCATCCAGGAGATATATGACGTATTGGGTGTGGAGGCTGCCCGGAACTCCATCATCCACGAGGCATCCAGGACCCTGGGCGAACAGGGTCTGACGGTGGACATCCGGCATATCATGCTCGTGGCCGATCTGATGACCAACGACGGCGACGTCAAGGCCATAGGTAGGCATGGGATCTCCGGCAGGAAATCGAGCGTGCTCGCGAGGGCCGCGTTCGAGATCACTGCCACCCACTTGCTCCACGCCGCTCTCACCGGAGAGACGGACGATCTGGACGGTGTAGCGGAGAACATTATCGTGGGGCAACCCGTAACCCTGGGGACAGGTGCTGTCAACCTTGTTTACGTGCCCAAGAAAAGGCCTAAGGAGGCAAGCGAATGA